One genomic region from Myripristis murdjan chromosome 7, fMyrMur1.1, whole genome shotgun sequence encodes:
- the rhoab gene encoding rho-related GTP-binding protein RhoA-B, which translates to MAAIRKKLVIVGDGACGKTCLLIVFSKDQFPEVYVPTVFENYVADIEVDGKQVELALWDTAGQEDYDRLRPLSYPDTDVILMCFSIDSPDSLENIPEKWTPEVKHFCPNVPIILVGNKKDLRNDEHTRRELAKMKQEPVKPEEGRDMANRIAAFGYMECSAKTKDGVREVFEMATRAALQARRGKKGSKCVLL; encoded by the exons ATGGCAGCCATCCGTAAGAAGCTGGTGATAGTGGGGGATGGAGCTTGTGGGAAGACCTGCCTGCTCATCGTCTTCAGCAAGGACCAGTTCCCTGAAGTCTACGTCCCCACCGTATTCGAGAACTACGTGGCAGATATAGAGGTGGATGGCAAACAG gtggagcTGGCTCTCTGGGATACTGCGGGTCAGGAGGACTATGACAGGCTGAGACCTCTCTCCTATCCAGACACTGACGTCATCCTCATGTGTTTCTCCATAGACAGCCCTGACAGCTTGG AGAACATTCCAGAGAAGTGGACCCCGGAGGTCAAACACTTCTGTCCCAACGTTCCCATCATCCTGGTGGGCAACAAAAAAGATCTGCGAAATGATGAACACACACGCCGAGAGCTGGCCAAGATGAAGCAG GAGCCGGTGAAACCAGAGGAAGGCCGGGACATGGCCAATCGGATCGCGGCATTCGGCTACATGGAGTGCTCCGCCAAGACAAAGGACGGCGTGCGGGAGGTGTTCGAGATGGCCACTAGGGCAGCACTGCAGGCCCGCCGCGGCAAGAAGGGCAGTAAATGTGTACTGCTGTAA